One region of Panulirus ornatus isolate Po-2019 chromosome 42, ASM3632096v1, whole genome shotgun sequence genomic DNA includes:
- the LOC139761904 gene encoding major facilitator superfamily domain-containing protein 6-like has protein sequence MWEKLANDIKVNLLSSDLMPLKFLFFMLYAANATLYPYLAVQLQSLGFGADKAGVLLGITPLAAIMGPPVAGAIADKLGNFKLFFSGMVAVSGMVSLPLLVIPEVPIPPGLALTLITDQHQSEHPGAQDINKLAEVLPKEETGHSVDADYLQFIVITNQSGCDIYDEYQTSMDGLNNINIGSAEPMATVNITRILKAKNFSLMAVTTNHPLFCPEDVPLRPLSKGAEDLLPEILVDYNTSGLNRTVNGSVAETDMDAWWRSGCKVEVPGLCEPHHADIIGAENLSFWTYLFARSILNGALNAAFALFEGATLSLLKKHGGDYGLQRIWGYIGCMVFTPLSGWLIDTMSYGVSSPDYRPAFYLFVGLQGLAGLVALSVDLKFKTPSEQVIKNIWLLMHKPEVIMLFLAMMLAGAFFGFLEAFLFWFLGDLGASRSLMGLTVTMGAASAFPFLIFMSPIVNKFGHIGVIAAGFLMYAIRFAGYASIYDPVSALYFEALEGVTIALMLSTGMTYASELTTTKNIVSLQGLCGTLYHGVGKGAGSLVGGYMYYHLGARKTFRMMTVASLLSAIIFFVFHIYIQHRNRLRELNNAEKENLLQDEEVEVIQLAGLKGKDDKNLQEGKRGSIQVDSKENGILELRRVTLIDVETQTEPIPFTETTSTPDTEDED, from the exons CCAACGCCACGCTCTACCCGTACCTGGCGGTACAGCTGCAGTCGCTGGGCTTCGGAGCGGACAAGGCGGGAGTGCTGCTTGGTATAACGCCCCTGGCGGCCATCATGGGTCCGCCGGTTGCCGGAGCCATCGCCGACAAGCTGGGCAACTTTAAG CTGTTCTTCTCCGGGATGGTGGCGGTGTCCGGGATGGTGTCGCTGCCGCTGCTGGTCATCCCGGAGGTGCCCATCCCTCCCGGCCTAGCCCTCACCCTCATCACTGACCAACACCAGTCGGAACATCCAGGCGCTCAAG ATATCAACAAGCTGGCGGAGGTGCTGCCGAAGGAGGAGACGGGCCACAGTGTGGACGCCGACTACCTGCAGTTCATCGTCATCACCAACCAGAGCGGCTGCGACATCTACGACGAGTACCAGACCTCCATGGACGGCCTCAACAAC ATCAACATTGGGTCGGCGGAGCCCATGGCCACCGTGAACATCACCCGCATCCTGAAGGCCAAGAACTTCTCCCTCATGGCCGTCACGACCAACCACCCGCTCTTCTGCCCTGAGGACGTCCCCTTACGCCCGCTCTCCAAGGGTGCCGAGGACCTACTGCCGGAGATCCTGGTCGATTACAATACGTCCGGCCTCAACCGGACGGTGAACGGGAGCGTAGCGGAGACGGATATGGACGCCTGGTGGCGGAGCGGCTGTAAAGTGGAGGTGCCGGGGCTCTGTGAGCCGCACCACGCCGACATCATAGGCGCCGAGAACCTGAGTTTCTGGACCTATCTGTTCGCCCGCAGCATCCTCAACGGCGCCCTCAACGCAGCCTTCGCGCTCTTTGAGGGCGCCACGCTCTCTCTCCTCAAAAAACACGGCGGAGACTATGGGTTACAGAG GATATGGGGCTACATAGGCTGTATGGTGTTCACACCACTCTCGGGTTGGCTCATTGACACCATGAGCTACGGGGTCAGCTCCCCGGACTACAG gcCGGCGTTCTACCTGTTCGTCGGTCTGCAGGGCCTGGCGGGCCTGGTGGCTCTCTCGGTGGACCTCAAGTTCAAGACGCCTTCTGAACAGGTCATCAAGAACATCTGGCTCCTCATGCACAAACCGGAGGTTATCATGCTTTTCCTGGCTATGATGTTGGCCG GGGCCTTCTTCGGGTTCCTGGAGGCTTTCCTGTTCTGGTTCCTGGGCGATCTGGGGGCCTCGAGGTCCCTCATGGGCCTGACGGTGACCATGGGGGCGGCCTCCGCCTtccccttcctcatcttcatGTCGCCCATCGTCAACAAGTTCGGACACATCGGCGTCATCGCCGCCGGCTTCCTCATGTACGCCATCAGGTTCGCCG GTTACGCTTCCATCTACGACCCAGTGAGCGCCCTCTACTtcgaggccctggagggtgtgACCATAGCGCTCATGTTGTCAACGGGCATGACCTACGCCAGCgaactcaccaccaccaagaacATCGTGTCGTTACAGGGGCTGTGTGGCACCCTCTACCACGGTGTTG GTAAGGGCGCGGGCAGCTTGGTGGGAGGCTACATGTACTACCACCTGGGAGCACGCAAGACCTTCCGTATGATGACCGTGGCCAGCCTTCTCAGCGCCatcatcttcttcgtcttccaCATCTACATCCAGCATCGCAACCGCCTGCGTGAACTCAACAACGCCGAGAAGGAGAATCTTCTGCAGGATGAAGAGGTGGAAGTTATCCAGTTGGCAGGACTCAAAGGGAAGGACGACAAGAACTTACAAGAAGGAAAACGTGGCAGTATTCAAGTGGACTCCAAAGAAAACGGAATCCTTGAGCTACGAAGGGTAACTTTGATCGACGTGGAAACACAAACGGAACCGATTCCGTTTACTGAAACAACTTCAACGCCTGACACCGAAGATGAAGACTGA